One Sulfitobacter sp. M39 genomic window, GCTGGAACGGTCATAGATCGAGAAGTCGGTAGACCGGTCGCGGAAGGATTTAAGCACCTGCCCCAGACCCTTCATGCCGGTTTCGCGCTGACGACGCACCATCGATAGATCGACTTCGATCGGGAACATGTCTTCCTGACCGGCGGACTGGTGCAGGACCATCGACGTCGGATCGACGACCAGCGATTTGCCGACGCCACCTGCGCCCAAGCCGTTGACAGCAAAGACATAGCACTGGAACTGCGCCGCGGTCGCGCGGGCAATCGCGAGCTCTGCGTCGCGGTCGGTGGTCCCGGTCAGAACCGGTGTCAGCAGAACCTCGACGCCTTGGCTGGTCAACTGGCGCGTGGTTTCGGGGAACCACATGTCATAGCAGATCGACAAGCCGAAACGGCCGACTTCCGGCACGTCGAAAACACAGAATTCGGTGCCTGCCGCGATGCCGGATTCATAGGGCCGGAACGGGAACATCTTGGCGTAGCGGCGGATGATTTCGCCCTCGGGGTTGATCACCACAGCGGTGTTATACACGCGCCCGTCCTCGGGGTTCTTGAGGAACATGGAGCCGGGGATCAGCCAGACACGGTGCTTGCGCGCAGCGGCCTGAAACACCTCGAGCGTTTCATTCTCGGGGGGCAATGCAAACCGGTCAAGCGGGCCAAAGGGGGCCAGCTCGGAAAACAGGACCATCTGGGTCCAGGGAAAACGCGCCATCAGGATGTCCAGTCGCTGGATCATGCCATCGACGTTGGACTCCAGCGCGTTGACGTACATCTGCACGCCTGCAATCGCAAAAGGTGTCATAACTTGTCACTCCGTCCAAACGGGCGGAAGGGGCCGGAAATACTCCGCCCATACGCCCAAGGTGACAAGTCCATACTCCCATTGTTGGGAATATTAAACACGTGACGTGATGGCGAACCCACCGTCATTTGCATGGCTTCTATGCGTAACATGCACAAACTAATCTGTTACACCACCGCCGCTTTGCGGGCCGCACGTGCATTGCGGCCCCGTTGCATGACAACCACGAGGGCCAGCAACAACAGCGCGGGGATAAACATCCAGTATTTACTTGGGGTTGCGACGGGTTTGAGCACGCGCAGCACCTCTTGGTCCCAATCCAGACCCGCCGATTGCGCGGCAGAGTTGTACAGAACGTCGTCGATGAACATCTGGTCGCCCTCGACACGGGTGATCACGCCGGCAGCCTCCAGCCGTTCTTCGCCCGTGGTGCCTTCTTTGATTGGCAGAAGGGCGACAAATTCGATCGGATCGCCCAGATCATTGATACCCGCGACGCGCAGGCGCAGATCCTCCCCAAGCGGTGTGTCGGCCGCGGCCTGCACAATCTCGGCCGGTGCTTCTTCGGTATAGGGCGGAAAGACCATATCCATCCAGAAACCGGGCCGGAACAGGGTAAAGGCGATCAGCAGAAGGGCAATCGTCTCGTAGAAGCGGTTCCGCGCAAGGAACCAGCCCTGGGTCGCCGCTGCAAACAGCAGCATCGCAAACGTCGCGACAATGAAGACGAATATACCCTGCACCATCGTCACATCGATCAGCAGAAGTTCGGTGTTGAAGATGAACAGGAACGGCAGCGCCGCCGTCCGCAAGCTGTAGAAGAACGCGACGACACCGGTCTTGATCGGATCCCCACCAGACACAGCAGCGGCGGCAAAGCTCGCCAGCCCGACCGGAGGCGTCACATCAGCCATGATGCCAAAGTAGAATACGAACAGGTGCACGGCGATCAGCGGCACGATCAGTCCGTTCTGCTGCCCCAGTGTCACAATGACAGGTGCCAGCAGGGCCGACACAACGATATAGTTTGCCGTTGTCGGCAACCCCATCCCAAGGATCAGCGACAGGATCGCGGTCAGGAACAAGATCGCAAGGATATTGCCGCCCGACAGTACCTCGACCACATCGGCAAGTGCAGACCCAACGCCGGTCTGGCTGACGACACCGACGATGATACCGGCGGTCGCCGTGGCGATACCGATACCGATCATGTTGCGCGCCCCGACGACCAAGCCGTCGATCAGGTCACGCACCCCCGCGACCACATCATTGGCAAACTGGCTTTCGCCCCGGAAAATCGCCATCAGCGGGCGCTGTGTCACAAGGATAAAGATCATGTAGGTCGTGGCCCAGAACGCCGACAGGCCAGGGGACAGACGGTCCACCATCAAGGCCCAGACCAGAACGACGATCGGCAGGATAAAGTGCAGGCCCGACCGCACCGTTGGACCGGGCAAGGGCAGACGCGTCACCGGCTCGTTCGGATCGTCCAGTACCAGCGGCTCTTCCTTCGACCCGATATACAGCAGACCGGCATAGACCGCGGTCAGCAGCACAAAGATGATATAGCCTGCCGTCTCGGGGAACGCAGGACGCAGCCAGCCCATGCCATAGTAGACAGCAAAGCTCAGCGCGCAGATGCAGGCGATGATAAAGGCAGACACCAGCAAACGCTGCACAATCGGCTTGGGCGTATAGGGGCGTTCCAGCCCGACCATACCGGCCTTCAGCGCTTCGAGATGCACAATATACACCAGCGCGATGTAGGAGATCACCGCAGGCAGAAACGCGTGTTTCACCACATCGAAATAGGGGATGCCCACATATTCAACCATCAGGAAGGCCGCGGCCCCCATGACGGGCGGCATGATCTGACCGTTGACCGAAGACGCAACCTCGACCGCGCCAGCCTTTTCAGAGCTGAACCCCACCTTTTTCATCAGCGGAATGGTAAATGTCCCCGTGGTCACCACGTTAGCGATAGAGGAGCCAGAAATCAGCCCCGTCATGGCAGAGGACACAACAGCAGCCTTCGCAGGTCCGCCTTTCATGTGGCCCATCATGCTGAAGGCGACCTGGATGAAATAGTTACCGGCACCGGCCTTATCCAGCAGCGCGCCGAACAGGACGAAGAGGAATACGAAAGACGTCGACACACCAAGCGCGATGCCGAACACACCTTCGGTGGTGATCCACTGGTGGTTCACGATCTCGGAAAGCGAGTTGCCCTTATGCGCGATGATATCCGGCATCATCGGCCCCAAGACGTTGTAGACAAGAAAGACCGACGCAACGATCATCAGCGCGGGCCCAAGGGCGCGGCGCGTTGCCTCTAGCAGGATCATGATGCCGATCACGAAAACGACCGTATCTTGCATGTTCGGTGCACCGACACGGCCCGAGATTTCGCGATAGTACACAAACAGATACAGCGCAGCCGCCGCGCCAACCAGCGCCAAGGCCCATTCCCACAGCGGGATACGGTCCTTGGGCGATCCAAGCACAACAGTTGCGACAATGGCGATGGCGACCAGCGGGATCCACCAGGTCGGCGTGCCGTCTTTAGCCGCGACCATAAACAGATAGGCCAGCACGACGGGCACGATAATCCCCAGCCCCAGTTGCACCTTGGTGCGCGCGGCGGGGAAGGCGGCGATGCCAAGGAAGATAGCAAAGGCCAGGTGGATTGACCGGGCTTCGGTGTCATTAAAAACACCCCAGCCGAAAACAAAAGGAAGCGGGGAGGCGATCCACAGCTGGAACAGCGACCATGCCAGCGCGGTCAACGCCAGAAAGACGCCAACGCTACCGGTCGCTGACCTGCCGCCCGTGTCCGAAGACGCGACAAGTTCGTCCAGTTCGCTTTGGCTCAGCCCGCCTTTTCCGGCGGCTTCGGCTTCTACAGCGGCGGCTTGGTGTTGATCGTTCTGTGACATCTTCGTCCCCTTGGCGGCCCCGTATCAGGACAGGTGCACGTTTATTGTCGTTCTGCTGCGGTCGTTGCCGCAGGATGCGAACGCGAGGCTGTCCTCGCGTTCGCTAATGGTCAAACGGCGGGCTTATTCAATCCAGCCACGCTCTTTGTAGTACTTCGCCGCACCATCATGCAGAGGGGCGGACAGACCGTCCTTGATCATCTCTTCTTCTTTGAGGTTCTCAAACGCGGGGTGCAGCTTTTTGAAGCGGTCAAAATTGTCGAACACAGCTTTTACAACTTCGTATACGACTTCTTCGTCCACATCAGCGGAGGTCACAAAGGTCGCTTTCACGCCGAATGTTTTCACATCCGCGTCGGTGCCTTTGTACATGCCACCGGGGATGGTGGAGTATGCGTAGAAGGGGTTGTCAGCGACCAGCTTGTCGATGGCTTCGCCTTCAACCGGCACCAGCTTGGCGTCAACGGTGGATACGGCTTCCTGGATCGACCCGTTGGGGTGGCCCACGGTGTAGATGATCGCGTCGACCTTGTTATCGCCCAAAGCGGCAGCCTGTTCGGCTGGCTTCAGCTCGGATGCGAGCGCGAAGTCATCCATGGTCCAGCCTTTGGCGTCCAGAACGACTTCCATCGTGGCGCGCTGACCGGAACCGGGGTTGCCGACGTTGACGCGTTTGCCTTTCAGATCGTCAAAGCTTTCGATGCCGGAATCGGCACGCGCGATGACGTTGAAGGGTTCGGCGTGTACGGAAAAGACCGCGCGTTCTTTGTCGAACTTGTCACCTTCGAACTGCGAAGACCCGTTGTACGCGTGGAACTGCCAGTCGGACTGGGCAACGCCCATGTCCATGTCACCCGCCTTGATGGCGTTGATGTTGGCGATGGAACCACCGGTGGACGGAGCGGTACATTTCAGGCCGGTTTCGGCGCTGTCACGGTTTACCAAGCGGCAGATCGACTGACCCACAACAAAGTAGACACCGGTCTGGCCGCCGGTCCCGATGGTGATGAATTTCTCCTGCGCGGTGGCGGCGGTACCCGCGACCAGTGCAGAGGCGATGGCGATGGACTTGAAAATAGTCATTTGAAGTCTCCCAACTTAATTGTCTGAACACACGTCATTGATGCGCATGCTCTCCGTCATGGTTGAAATGAGCGCAGATATTCCGAAGCAAAACAAGCTGATTTATTGCGATTTTTCCCCGAAATAATGCTCTGACCCTGTGCGAATCGCGGCGTGAAATCATGAATTACTTTCACTATGCGGTACACATGGCCCGCGTCATTTAGGGGACGCGGATGGTAAATCGCAACGCGAAAAACGATGTAATAAACTGATTTTCCATATTTATTTCACTCCCCCCAATCCCGTCCCTAAAAATACTAGCGCGTGACGGCACAAAATCAAAACTGCGCGCCGGGATATGCGCCGGACATCTGCCTTCGCCGCGCGGTACATTCGGAATATTTGTGCTATATAACCGAAAAAGCAGCAATTTTTCGACCCAGACGCGCCAGCAGGAGCCCTACATGAAAGCACTCAAGTCCCTCGGCCGCTTTGGCCTTTTTGCGATTGTCATCGTCCTTTTCGGCGCGTTCGCGATGCTCACAGCGCTGTGGTCGTGGTGGATGGTCCTCCCGGCGGTGATCTTCGGCATCCTCGCGGTGATGGGGGTGTACGACCTGATCCAGAGCAAACATTCCATCCTGCGCAACTATCCGGTGCTGGGGCACATGCGGTTTTTCTTTGAAGGTATCCGCCCGGAAATCAGGCAGTATCTGATTGAATCCGATCAGGACGAAGAACCCTTCAGCCGTGATGACCGGTCGCTGGTGTATCAACGCGCCAAAGGCGTGGAAGACGCGCGGCCTTTTGGCACGCGGATGCGGGTCTATGATGCGGGGTATTCATGGGTCACCCATTCGGTCCAGCCGGTCCATATCACCGACACGGATTTTCGCGTGACCATCGGCAACAAGGACTGCAAGCAGCCCTATGACGCGTCGATCTACAATATCTCGGCGATGAGCTTTGGGTCGCTGTCGGCCAATGCGATCAGCGCCCTGAACAAGGGGGCCAAGATGGGTCAGTTCGCCCATGACACCGGCGAAGGCGGGATCAGCCGCTATCACCGCGAGGGGGGCGGCGACCTGATCTATGAAATCGGATCGGGCTATTTTGGCTGCCGCACAGAAGACGGGCAGTTCGACCCCGACAAGTTCAAGGAGCAGGCCGCAAACGAACAGATCAAGATGATCGAGCTTAAGTTGAGCCAGGGTGCCAAACCCGGTCATGGTGGCATGCTGCCCGCGTCGAAGATCAGTGCCGAGATCGCTGCGGCGCGGGGCATC contains:
- a CDS encoding TRAP transporter permease; this encodes MSQNDQHQAAAVEAEAAGKGGLSQSELDELVASSDTGGRSATGSVGVFLALTALAWSLFQLWIASPLPFVFGWGVFNDTEARSIHLAFAIFLGIAAFPAARTKVQLGLGIIVPVVLAYLFMVAAKDGTPTWWIPLVAIAIVATVVLGSPKDRIPLWEWALALVGAAAALYLFVYYREISGRVGAPNMQDTVVFVIGIMILLEATRRALGPALMIVASVFLVYNVLGPMMPDIIAHKGNSLSEIVNHQWITTEGVFGIALGVSTSFVFLFVLFGALLDKAGAGNYFIQVAFSMMGHMKGGPAKAAVVSSAMTGLISGSSIANVVTTGTFTIPLMKKVGFSSEKAGAVEVASSVNGQIMPPVMGAAAFLMVEYVGIPYFDVVKHAFLPAVISYIALVYIVHLEALKAGMVGLERPYTPKPIVQRLLVSAFIIACICALSFAVYYGMGWLRPAFPETAGYIIFVLLTAVYAGLLYIGSKEEPLVLDDPNEPVTRLPLPGPTVRSGLHFILPIVVLVWALMVDRLSPGLSAFWATTYMIFILVTQRPLMAIFRGESQFANDVVAGVRDLIDGLVVGARNMIGIGIATATAGIIVGVVSQTGVGSALADVVEVLSGGNILAILFLTAILSLILGMGLPTTANYIVVSALLAPVIVTLGQQNGLIVPLIAVHLFVFYFGIMADVTPPVGLASFAAAAVSGGDPIKTGVVAFFYSLRTAALPFLFIFNTELLLIDVTMVQGIFVFIVATFAMLLFAAATQGWFLARNRFYETIALLLIAFTLFRPGFWMDMVFPPYTEEAPAEIVQAAADTPLGEDLRLRVAGINDLGDPIEFVALLPIKEGTTGEERLEAAGVITRVEGDQMFIDDVLYNSAAQSAGLDWDQEVLRVLKPVATPSKYWMFIPALLLLALVVVMQRGRNARAARKAAVV
- a CDS encoding TAXI family TRAP transporter solute-binding subunit, with protein sequence MTIFKSIAIASALVAGTAATAQEKFITIGTGGQTGVYFVVGQSICRLVNRDSAETGLKCTAPSTGGSIANINAIKAGDMDMGVAQSDWQFHAYNGSSQFEGDKFDKERAVFSVHAEPFNVIARADSGIESFDDLKGKRVNVGNPGSGQRATMEVVLDAKGWTMDDFALASELKPAEQAAALGDNKVDAIIYTVGHPNGSIQEAVSTVDAKLVPVEGEAIDKLVADNPFYAYSTIPGGMYKGTDADVKTFGVKATFVTSADVDEEVVYEVVKAVFDNFDRFKKLHPAFENLKEEEMIKDGLSAPLHDGAAKYYKERGWIE
- a CDS encoding carbon-nitrogen hydrolase family protein codes for the protein MTPFAIAGVQMYVNALESNVDGMIQRLDILMARFPWTQMVLFSELAPFGPLDRFALPPENETLEVFQAAARKHRVWLIPGSMFLKNPEDGRVYNTAVVINPEGEIIRRYAKMFPFRPYESGIAAGTEFCVFDVPEVGRFGLSICYDMWFPETTRQLTSQGVEVLLTPVLTGTTDRDAELAIARATAAQFQCYVFAVNGLGAGGVGKSLVVDPTSMVLHQSAGQEDMFPIEVDLSMVRRQRETGMKGLGQVLKSFRDRSTDFSIYDRSSGTDAYLNTLGPLEVPHQGTRAGLHVDVPAQRVPDAPVFKGHETTTPAVQPGFAPEPLPNPTAGTANITAPVETPAAPAAATPNPPVKPSDLPGDGTTSSG
- a CDS encoding FMN-binding glutamate synthase family protein; this encodes MKALKSLGRFGLFAIVIVLFGAFAMLTALWSWWMVLPAVIFGILAVMGVYDLIQSKHSILRNYPVLGHMRFFFEGIRPEIRQYLIESDQDEEPFSRDDRSLVYQRAKGVEDARPFGTRMRVYDAGYSWVTHSVQPVHITDTDFRVTIGNKDCKQPYDASIYNISAMSFGSLSANAISALNKGAKMGQFAHDTGEGGISRYHREGGGDLIYEIGSGYFGCRTEDGQFDPDKFKEQAANEQIKMIELKLSQGAKPGHGGMLPASKISAEIAAARGIPMGHDCISPAAHSAFTSPVQMMEFLGKLRDLSGGKPVGFKLCIGHQREFMCMVKAMLDTGIVPDFIVVDGTEGGTGAAPLEFANHVGMPMVEGLTFVHNTLRGAGIRDQVKLGAAGKVVSAFDIARALALGADWCNSARGFMFAVGCIQAQACHTNHCPVGVATQDSTRQRALDVDDKSQRVARFHRNTLMALGEMTGAAGLEHPSDFLPRHMMMRQSDNSMVQGDQVYGYLPEGYLLDDQSPDYNGNKTRWARAQADSFVPFD